The Dasypus novemcinctus isolate mDasNov1 chromosome 12, mDasNov1.1.hap2, whole genome shotgun sequence genome includes a window with the following:
- the SLC16A7 gene encoding monocarboxylate transporter 2 isoform X2, whose product MLGGVLCCLGMVSASFSTTVLQLYLTVGFIGGLGLAFNLQPALTILGKYFYKKRPMASGLAMAGSPVFLSTLAPFNQFLFNTYGWKGSFLILGGLLLNSCVAGSLMRPVGPQTPSKSKNKIGVRSEELARKKSHKTISTWNKINKYLDFTLFKHRGFLIYLSGNMILFLGFFAPIIFLAPYAKHKGIDEYSAALLLSVMAFVDMFARPSVGFIANSKLVRPRIQYFFSSAIMFNGVCHLLCPLAENYTSLVFYAVFFGLGFGSVSSILFETLMDLVGAQRFSSAVGLATIMECAPVLLGPPLAGKLVDATGQYKYMYIACGIIVVISSIWLLIGNAINYRLLEKEKKLQAKKKIHNPHSKESQPLHKSKTLNVKVKIPGAEGTPSERETNI is encoded by the exons ATGCTCGGAGGTGTTTTATGTTGTCTGGGAATGGTCTCGGCCTCTTTTAGCACCACTGTACTTCAACTTTACCTCACTGTGGGATTTATTGGAG GTTTAGGTTTAGCCTTCAACCTGCAACCGGCCTTAACAATACTTGGAAAATATTTCTATAAGAAACGACCCATGGCTAGTGGATTGGCCATGGCGGGAAGTCCTGTGTTCTTAAGTACATTAGCTCCTTTCAATCAGTTCCTTTTTAATACATATGGCTGGAAAGGAAGCTTCTTGATTTTGGGTGGTTTATTGTTGAATTCCTGTGTGGCTGGGTCCCTCATGAGACCCGTTGGACCTCAAACTCCTTCCAAGTCTAAAAATAAGATTGGTGTAAGATCAGAAGAGTTAGCTAGGAAGAAAAGCCATAAGACAATATCAACATGGAACAAAATTAATAAGTATTTGGACTTCACCCTTTTTAAGCATAGGGGATTTCTAATATATCTATCTGGAAATATGATTTTGTTTCTAGGTTTTTTTGCCCCTATTATATTCTTGGCTCCATATGCTAAGCATAAGGGAATTGATGAGTATTCTGCAGCTCTCTTGCTGTCTGTTATGGCTTTTGTTGATATGTTTGCTAGGCCCTCTGTGGGATTTATTGCAAACTCCAAACTTGTCCGTCCCCGAATCCAGTACTTCTTCAGTTCTGCAATTATGTTCAATGGAGTCTGTCATCTCCTGTGCCCATTGGCAGAAAACTATACAAGCCTGGTATTTTATGCTGTATTCTTTGGCCTTGGATTTGGGAGTGTTAGCAGTATCCTCTTTGAAACCCTCATGGACCTTGTTGGTGCTCAGAGGTTTTCCAGTGCTGTGGGACTCGCCACAATTATGGAATGTGCCCCAGTTCTTCTTGGCCCTCCCCTTGCTG GTAAATTGGTGGATGCAACTGGACAATATAAATACATGTACATAGCCTGTGGAATCATTGTGGTCATATCAAGCATATGGTTGCTCATTGGCAATGCTATAAACTACAGATtgcttgaaaaggaaaagaagctgcaagcaaagaagaaaatacataacCCTCACTCCAAAGAATCTCAGCCCTTGCACaaatctaaaactttaaatgttaAAGTCAAAATTCCAGGAGCAGAGGGTACTCCCTCAGAAAGGGAAACTAATATTTAA